From Trichoplusia ni isolate ovarian cell line Hi5 chromosome 22, tn1, whole genome shotgun sequence, a single genomic window includes:
- the LOC113504459 gene encoding uncharacterized protein LOC113504459 isoform X1, whose translation MVLPHRVPTLATLILILLLQSSTEAKKSKRKVICPIGFQVAYSNIKGEPICYRIKGPEKISDKYVSCTGNLYTASLYNSLNLTKSELVLWTDYRSAYPGGPFIDNSFTKSTGSLLESTFEVDNILESIDDELCVVIDPVTNFTTTGCDEEYYRYCLVEPYADEDSMSREGCEDLKGSWRFWSPRATCLSPATAVGGGAVRATWFQSKEICDKRGGTVLYNGWRYSNNPLLHISGSFPIYPLGITYDPQRHSHIVNEDSATAPPAEWGLGENLGLASGNETSYGAVRNGLWDLVNSSYLFFDIICEKNVELKKVDLVVSADEQNKLILTVSENVDGDNIQCFTDSETFYPTPVKISFDDIHNKLLTFVLKPIADGFYWCVHTDSKRYLVSESNKALWVREEQSLRYNFAVKMYLDKEYRFDNLERLKKIWEKKLKEYIFYSTNYYKINGGIEQTQDPKTFEDVLKDFKLVHPDLNPREKDIIYGMKFKKVFLDARTVLVHLQLNPRMTPVQPGTWDGIKIEYMKPVYFCTADKHEFVDLVKVKCQIHKCVGNFNDGVQVVTTSDEDCSKTTETLIFVENEVTSAAPTTVTSVRLGPRPEVPIFELLQRDSESSDEDFTTLSTEPGTTVNMTSTGSTQQSSYWPKPTTTSTALYTTDTVTTVTTPPDQPTTVSMTTPAPEDQLQQVLEDLENLINNGSAPVLLEDISTAFDQVDGLLEENLDLNIPGQLLHLLDGIGSRLELGGSENATTIRNNIALLVSDAVPEMPVKGLRIAARDNDSFYEGAFEILREEFDSSQLSSDSNEAVVQLPNSVATSSRRISFVVFRNDRAFLSKDSAGDSVVNSRVLSVNVENVTLFETGESVDIHFSSLSGDPARNESRACAFWQFVEGGLGYWSQEGCTFIRATKPGMLDTCRCNHLTHFAEILVPKAVFSERNEAVLELLTIIGCFLSIFGLTMIGLTAALFRSWRRDFSNKIWLQLCIAILLVIVSFIVIIFAQFDNYDIPCMLVGVLLHYSVLASFCWMLVAAVLSYRRLVMVFTRDASHKLLRASAFSWGAPCAVVGILLSVAPHSYAGRFEEKTPTGAFCYPSGLALWLAVFAPIAAMLLANWTLFILIVRSVFASRRIQRHGDTNEAMRCASVSCLLVFLFGLPWLFGLFAYNIVLAYLFTLTATFQGFVLFIFFVVGNKKTRDLWLNKLKIKQTRKVPVTSSTFTNRSTGPGWRGGAAQTSVEAKVSKPRSLTSPDDSRFS comes from the exons ATGGTTCTACCTCACCGCGTTCCCACCTTAGCTACGCTTATACTCATTTTACTACTACAATCATCAACAGAAGCAAAGAAATCAAAGAGAAAAGTAATTTGTCCAATAGGTTTTCAAGTAGCCTATTCTAATATCAAAGGCGAGCCAATATGCTATCGCATAAAAGGCCCAGAGAAAATATCAGACAAATATGTCAGCTGCACAGGCAACTTATACACTGCGAGTTTATATAACAGCCTTAATTTGACCAAGTCTGAATTAGTATTATGGACAGATTACAGGTCCGCGTACCCTGGGGGACCCTTCATTGATAATTCATTTACTAAATCAACAGGCTCCCTTTTAGAGTCTACTTTTGAGGTAGATAACATACTAGAAAGCATAGATGATGAACTGTGCGTAGTTATAGATCCTGTAACTAATTTTACTACAACAGGATGTGACGAAGAGTACTATAGGTACTGCTTAGTAGAGCCATACGCTGATGAAGATTCTATGTCTAGAGAAGGTTGTGAGGATCTCAAGGGTTCTTGGAGGTTTTGGTCTCCAAGAGCAACCTGCTTGTCTCCGGCAACAGCTGTCGGGGGAGGCGCAGTTAGAGCGACTTGGTTCCAGTCAAAAGAAATATGTGACAAGCGAGGGGGGACCGTATTGTACAATGGCTGGAGATATTCTAACAATCCTTTGCTCCACATCTCCGGATCTTTTCCCATATATCCTCTGGGCATAACGTACGACCCTCAACGTCACAGCCACATTGTGAATGAGGATAGCGCTACG gCACCTCCTGCGGAATGGGGCTTGGGTGAGAACCTGGGGTTGGCAAGTGGTAACGAGACTTCTTATGGTGCCGTTCGAAATGGCCTGTGGGATTTGGTCAACAgttcctatttattttttgatattatttgcgAGAAAAATGTCGAATTGAAAAAAGTTGATCTAGTCGTTAGTGCTGACGA ACAAAACAAGTTAATTCTGACTGTCAGTGAAAATGTTGATGGAGACAACATTCAGTGTTTCACTGACTCCGAAACATTTTATCCGACGCCTGTTAAAATCAGCTTCGATGACATCCACAACAAGTTGCTGACCTTCGTCCTCAAGCCGATTGCTGACGGATTTTATTGGTGTGTCCACACAGATTCCAAGCGATACCTTGTCTCAGAATCCAACAAAGCCCTCTGGGTCAGAGAAGAACAATCCCTCCGATACAATTTCGCCGTCAAAATGTACCTCGACAAGGAATACAGATTCGACAATTTAGAAAGACTGAAGAAAATTTGGgagaaaaaactaaaagaatacatattttattcaacaaacTATTATAAGATTAATGGAGGTATCGAACAGACGCAAGATCCAAAAACATTTGAAGATGTTTTGAAGGACTTCAAGTTAGTGCACCCGGACTTGAACCCGCGGGAGAAGGACATCATTTATGGGATGAAGTTTAAAAAAGTGTTCTTGGACGCGAGGACAGTGCTGGTTCACTTGCAGCTGAACCCGAGAATGACGCCCGTACAGCCGGGCACCTGGGACGGCATCAAGATAGAATACATGAAGCCGGTGTATTTTTGTACAGCTGATAAACACGAGTTTG TTGATCTAGTCAAAGTGAAGTGTCAAATCCACAAGTGCGTGGGTAACTTCAACGATGGCGTGCAAGTGGTAACGACTAGTGACGAAGACTGCAGCAAGACAACTGAGACCTTAATATTCGTGGAGAATGAAGTGACGTCGGCAGCACCCACTACAGTCACTTCTGTTCGGTTGGGACCGAGGCCCGAAGTACCG ATATTCGAGTTACTGCAACGGGATAGCGAAAGTTCTGATGAAGACTTCACAACACTATCAACTGAACCTGGGACTACTGTCAACATGACTTCAACTGGATCAACTCAACAATCGTCTTACTGGCCGAAGCCCACAACAACCTCTACGGCATTATATACCACAGATACAGTTACAACGGTAACAACACCACCTGACCAACCGACTACAGTATCGATGACGACTCCAGCT CCTGAAGATCAGCTGCAACAAGTGTTGGAAGATTTAGAGAACTTGATCAACAATGGATCAGCGCCAGTATTACTAGAAGATATCAGTACTGCGTTCGACCAG GTCGATGGATTGCTAGAAGAAAACTTGGATCTCAACATTCCGGGGCAATTGCTTCACTTGCTCGACGGCATTGGGTCCAGGTTGGAACTTGGGGGTTCCGAGAATGCCACCactataagaaataatatagcTCTGCTGGTCTCTGATGCGGTACCAGAAATGCCTGTGAAAGGACTCCGGATAGCTGCAAGAGATAATGATTCCTTCTATGAAGGTGCCTTTGAAATATTAAGAG AAGAGTTCGACTCGTCCCAGCTGTCCTCTGACAGCAACGAGGCGGTGGTCCAGCTCCCGAACTCTGTGGCGACCTCCTCCCGCCGCATCAGCTTCGTGGTGTTCAGGAACGACCGCGCCTTCCTCAGCAAGGACTCGGCGGGAGACTCCGTCGTCAATAGCAGAGTGCTCAGTGTTAATGTCGAGAATGTTACGCTGTTTGAAACGGGAGAG TCGGTGGACATCCACTTCAGCTCTCTGTCAGGTGACCCCGCCCGTAACGAGAGCCGCGCCTGTGCCTTCTGGCAGTTCGTGGAGGGCGGGCTCGGCTACTGGTCGCAGGAGGGCTGCACCTTCATCAGGGCCACCAAGCCAGGTATGCTGGACACCTGCCGCTGCAACCACCTCACACACTTCGCCGAGATCCTCGTCCCGAAGGCCGTCTTCTCCGAACGAAACGAAGCAGTTCTCGAACTACTCACCATTATAGGCTGCTTTCTATCCATATTCGGTCTCACTATGATAGGCCTCACTGCCGCCCTCTTCAGATCCTGGCGACGAGACTTCAGCAACAAGATATGGCTGCAGCTGTGCATCGCCATTCTGTTGGTCATTGTGTCCTtcatagtaattatttttgctcAGTTCGACAACTACGACATTCCGTGCATGTTGGTAGGAGTGTTGTTACATTATTCGGTGCTGGCGTCCTTCTGCTGGATGTTGGTGGCCGCCGTGTTGTCCTACAGGCGGCTGGTCATGGTGTTCACTCGCGATGCCTCGCACAAGCTGTTGCGGGCATCTGCCTTCTCCTGGGGAGCTCCTTGTGCAGTAGTCGGTATCCTCCTTTCAGTCGCCCCGCACTCTTACGCGGGACGTTTCGAAGAGAAAACCCCGACGGGAGCTTTCTGCTATCCTTCAGGCCTCGCTCTCTGGCTGGCCGTGTTCGCGCCCATCGCGGCCATGCTGCTCGCAAACTGGACGCTATTCATCCTGATAGTGCGCTCCGTGTTTGCTTCTAGAAGGATCCAGAGGCACGGCGACACCAACGAGGCGATGCGCTGTGCCTCTGTGAGCTGCTTACTTGTCTTCTTGTTTGGTTTGCCGTGGTTATTCGGTTTGTTCGCGTACAACATTGTGTTAGCGTATCTCTTTACGTTGACGGCAACTTTCCAAGGATTCGTGTTGTTTATATTCTTTGTGGTTGGGAATAAGAAGACGCGCGATCTGTGGTTGAATAAGTTGAAGATCAAGCAGACGCGTAAGGTTCCTGTGACGTCATCCACGTTCACGAACAGGAGTACAGGTCCAGGGTGGAGGGGGGGCGCGGCGCAGACCTCGGTAGAGGCTAAAGTGTCGAAGCCGAGGTCCTTGACCTCACCGGATGACTCCCGCTTCTCCTGA
- the LOC113504459 gene encoding uncharacterized protein LOC113504459 isoform X2 has translation MVLPHRVPTLATLILILLLQSSTEAKKSKRKVICPIGFQVAYSNIKGEPICYRIKGPEKISDKYVSCTGNLYTASLYNSLNLTKSELVLWTDYRSAYPGGPFIDNSFTKSTGSLLESTFEVDNILESIDDELCVVIDPVTNFTTTGCDEEYYRYCLVEPYADEDSMSREGCEDLKGSWRFWSPRATCLSPATAVGGGAVRATWFQSKEICDKRGGTVLYNGWRYSNNPLLHISGSFPIYPLGITYDPQRHSHIVNEDSATAPPAEWGLGENLGLASGNETSYGAVRNGLWDLVNSSYLFFDIICEKNVELKKVDLVVSADEQNKLILTVSENVDGDNIQCFTDSETFYPTPVKISFDDIHNKLLTFVLKPIADGFYWCVHTDSKRYLVSESNKALWVREEQSLRYNFAVKMYLDKEYRFDNLERLKKIWEKKLKEYIFYSTNYYKINGGIEQTQDPKTFEDVLKDFKLVHPDLNPREKDIIYGMKFKKVFLDARTVLVHLQLNPRMTPVQPGTWDGIKIEYMKPVYFCTADKHEFVDLVKVKCQIHKCVGNFNDGVQVVTTSDEDCSKTTETLIFVENEVTSAAPTTVTSVRLGPRPEVPPEDQLQQVLEDLENLINNGSAPVLLEDISTAFDQVDGLLEENLDLNIPGQLLHLLDGIGSRLELGGSENATTIRNNIALLVSDAVPEMPVKGLRIAARDNDSFYEGAFEILREEFDSSQLSSDSNEAVVQLPNSVATSSRRISFVVFRNDRAFLSKDSAGDSVVNSRVLSVNVENVTLFETGESVDIHFSSLSGDPARNESRACAFWQFVEGGLGYWSQEGCTFIRATKPGMLDTCRCNHLTHFAEILVPKAVFSERNEAVLELLTIIGCFLSIFGLTMIGLTAALFRSWRRDFSNKIWLQLCIAILLVIVSFIVIIFAQFDNYDIPCMLVGVLLHYSVLASFCWMLVAAVLSYRRLVMVFTRDASHKLLRASAFSWGAPCAVVGILLSVAPHSYAGRFEEKTPTGAFCYPSGLALWLAVFAPIAAMLLANWTLFILIVRSVFASRRIQRHGDTNEAMRCASVSCLLVFLFGLPWLFGLFAYNIVLAYLFTLTATFQGFVLFIFFVVGNKKTRDLWLNKLKIKQTRKVPVTSSTFTNRSTGPGWRGGAAQTSVEAKVSKPRSLTSPDDSRFS, from the exons ATGGTTCTACCTCACCGCGTTCCCACCTTAGCTACGCTTATACTCATTTTACTACTACAATCATCAACAGAAGCAAAGAAATCAAAGAGAAAAGTAATTTGTCCAATAGGTTTTCAAGTAGCCTATTCTAATATCAAAGGCGAGCCAATATGCTATCGCATAAAAGGCCCAGAGAAAATATCAGACAAATATGTCAGCTGCACAGGCAACTTATACACTGCGAGTTTATATAACAGCCTTAATTTGACCAAGTCTGAATTAGTATTATGGACAGATTACAGGTCCGCGTACCCTGGGGGACCCTTCATTGATAATTCATTTACTAAATCAACAGGCTCCCTTTTAGAGTCTACTTTTGAGGTAGATAACATACTAGAAAGCATAGATGATGAACTGTGCGTAGTTATAGATCCTGTAACTAATTTTACTACAACAGGATGTGACGAAGAGTACTATAGGTACTGCTTAGTAGAGCCATACGCTGATGAAGATTCTATGTCTAGAGAAGGTTGTGAGGATCTCAAGGGTTCTTGGAGGTTTTGGTCTCCAAGAGCAACCTGCTTGTCTCCGGCAACAGCTGTCGGGGGAGGCGCAGTTAGAGCGACTTGGTTCCAGTCAAAAGAAATATGTGACAAGCGAGGGGGGACCGTATTGTACAATGGCTGGAGATATTCTAACAATCCTTTGCTCCACATCTCCGGATCTTTTCCCATATATCCTCTGGGCATAACGTACGACCCTCAACGTCACAGCCACATTGTGAATGAGGATAGCGCTACG gCACCTCCTGCGGAATGGGGCTTGGGTGAGAACCTGGGGTTGGCAAGTGGTAACGAGACTTCTTATGGTGCCGTTCGAAATGGCCTGTGGGATTTGGTCAACAgttcctatttattttttgatattatttgcgAGAAAAATGTCGAATTGAAAAAAGTTGATCTAGTCGTTAGTGCTGACGA ACAAAACAAGTTAATTCTGACTGTCAGTGAAAATGTTGATGGAGACAACATTCAGTGTTTCACTGACTCCGAAACATTTTATCCGACGCCTGTTAAAATCAGCTTCGATGACATCCACAACAAGTTGCTGACCTTCGTCCTCAAGCCGATTGCTGACGGATTTTATTGGTGTGTCCACACAGATTCCAAGCGATACCTTGTCTCAGAATCCAACAAAGCCCTCTGGGTCAGAGAAGAACAATCCCTCCGATACAATTTCGCCGTCAAAATGTACCTCGACAAGGAATACAGATTCGACAATTTAGAAAGACTGAAGAAAATTTGGgagaaaaaactaaaagaatacatattttattcaacaaacTATTATAAGATTAATGGAGGTATCGAACAGACGCAAGATCCAAAAACATTTGAAGATGTTTTGAAGGACTTCAAGTTAGTGCACCCGGACTTGAACCCGCGGGAGAAGGACATCATTTATGGGATGAAGTTTAAAAAAGTGTTCTTGGACGCGAGGACAGTGCTGGTTCACTTGCAGCTGAACCCGAGAATGACGCCCGTACAGCCGGGCACCTGGGACGGCATCAAGATAGAATACATGAAGCCGGTGTATTTTTGTACAGCTGATAAACACGAGTTTG TTGATCTAGTCAAAGTGAAGTGTCAAATCCACAAGTGCGTGGGTAACTTCAACGATGGCGTGCAAGTGGTAACGACTAGTGACGAAGACTGCAGCAAGACAACTGAGACCTTAATATTCGTGGAGAATGAAGTGACGTCGGCAGCACCCACTACAGTCACTTCTGTTCGGTTGGGACCGAGGCCCGAAGTACCG CCTGAAGATCAGCTGCAACAAGTGTTGGAAGATTTAGAGAACTTGATCAACAATGGATCAGCGCCAGTATTACTAGAAGATATCAGTACTGCGTTCGACCAG GTCGATGGATTGCTAGAAGAAAACTTGGATCTCAACATTCCGGGGCAATTGCTTCACTTGCTCGACGGCATTGGGTCCAGGTTGGAACTTGGGGGTTCCGAGAATGCCACCactataagaaataatatagcTCTGCTGGTCTCTGATGCGGTACCAGAAATGCCTGTGAAAGGACTCCGGATAGCTGCAAGAGATAATGATTCCTTCTATGAAGGTGCCTTTGAAATATTAAGAG AAGAGTTCGACTCGTCCCAGCTGTCCTCTGACAGCAACGAGGCGGTGGTCCAGCTCCCGAACTCTGTGGCGACCTCCTCCCGCCGCATCAGCTTCGTGGTGTTCAGGAACGACCGCGCCTTCCTCAGCAAGGACTCGGCGGGAGACTCCGTCGTCAATAGCAGAGTGCTCAGTGTTAATGTCGAGAATGTTACGCTGTTTGAAACGGGAGAG TCGGTGGACATCCACTTCAGCTCTCTGTCAGGTGACCCCGCCCGTAACGAGAGCCGCGCCTGTGCCTTCTGGCAGTTCGTGGAGGGCGGGCTCGGCTACTGGTCGCAGGAGGGCTGCACCTTCATCAGGGCCACCAAGCCAGGTATGCTGGACACCTGCCGCTGCAACCACCTCACACACTTCGCCGAGATCCTCGTCCCGAAGGCCGTCTTCTCCGAACGAAACGAAGCAGTTCTCGAACTACTCACCATTATAGGCTGCTTTCTATCCATATTCGGTCTCACTATGATAGGCCTCACTGCCGCCCTCTTCAGATCCTGGCGACGAGACTTCAGCAACAAGATATGGCTGCAGCTGTGCATCGCCATTCTGTTGGTCATTGTGTCCTtcatagtaattatttttgctcAGTTCGACAACTACGACATTCCGTGCATGTTGGTAGGAGTGTTGTTACATTATTCGGTGCTGGCGTCCTTCTGCTGGATGTTGGTGGCCGCCGTGTTGTCCTACAGGCGGCTGGTCATGGTGTTCACTCGCGATGCCTCGCACAAGCTGTTGCGGGCATCTGCCTTCTCCTGGGGAGCTCCTTGTGCAGTAGTCGGTATCCTCCTTTCAGTCGCCCCGCACTCTTACGCGGGACGTTTCGAAGAGAAAACCCCGACGGGAGCTTTCTGCTATCCTTCAGGCCTCGCTCTCTGGCTGGCCGTGTTCGCGCCCATCGCGGCCATGCTGCTCGCAAACTGGACGCTATTCATCCTGATAGTGCGCTCCGTGTTTGCTTCTAGAAGGATCCAGAGGCACGGCGACACCAACGAGGCGATGCGCTGTGCCTCTGTGAGCTGCTTACTTGTCTTCTTGTTTGGTTTGCCGTGGTTATTCGGTTTGTTCGCGTACAACATTGTGTTAGCGTATCTCTTTACGTTGACGGCAACTTTCCAAGGATTCGTGTTGTTTATATTCTTTGTGGTTGGGAATAAGAAGACGCGCGATCTGTGGTTGAATAAGTTGAAGATCAAGCAGACGCGTAAGGTTCCTGTGACGTCATCCACGTTCACGAACAGGAGTACAGGTCCAGGGTGGAGGGGGGGCGCGGCGCAGACCTCGGTAGAGGCTAAAGTGTCGAAGCCGAGGTCCTTGACCTCACCGGATGACTCCCGCTTCTCCTGA
- the LOC113504591 gene encoding dynein assembly factor 3, axonemal homolog — protein MFWGISPAIDLQEVYLKYGDKNAYELNFLVIGGCDGRHLLKTLAQAYRHERRYMNLFVVDGCPEVIARQLLLTSLALEKTTRCGLLEKTRRYLEVYGNLLLRPSTSRYLIAKARQLVGMITNPDYMNCLLPCVSVEQMKYRERDYMENLLNFWTTGNTNQFNACELWEHRLRHSLGMRYDCRMGVFDWDYHMRMKEIGSQICYPEYKHFREHGVAFTWLETEVCRPNVSLAAGVYKCGDRYLHRGYLGDIVSSPYIGYGLNCEDQDMLKLSHGVNHKRATDIAERNVMRMLYELENRQDFDANALNLETEKNLGMVVLAQIDAKISESGPEAPLLLREDRDTYINVDYGKVHFLSLSALEHYPHKPQFQGLFHGVFLGHNMLGRVKPSVWSMARDDAVVFMESRKYMVEQKREDVKAFGDQIQQAATAAQCEKISTFDPEKDDFAKFLIKRRSESFDLS, from the coding sequence ATGTTCTGGGGTATCAGTCCAGCTATTGATTTGCAAGAAGTGTATTTGAAATACGGCGACAAGAATGCCTACGAACTCAACTTCCTCGTCATCGGAGGCTGCGACGGCCGCCACCTCCTCAAGACGTTGGCGCAAGCGTACCGCCACGAGCGACGGTACATGAACCTGTTTGTGGTCGACGGGTGCCCCGAGGTGATAGCGCGACAACTTCTCTTGACCTCCCTTGCATTAGAGAAGACAACGAGATGTGGTCTCTTAGAAAAAACTCGACGCTACTTGGAAGTTTACGGAAATTTGTTGCTACGTCCTTCCACATCGAGGTATTTAATCGCCAAAGCTCGCCAATTAGTCGGCATGATTACCAACCCGGATTACATGAACTGTCTGCTGCCGTGCGTTTCAGTGGAACAGATGAAGTATCGTGAACGTGATTATATGGAGAATCTCTTGAATTTCTGGACAACGGGCAATACTAACCAGTTCAATGCTTGTGAGCTTTGGGAACATCGCCTGAGACACAGTCTGGGAATGAGATATGACTGCAGGATGGGAGTGTTCGACTGGGATTATCATATGCGTATGAAGGAGATCGGAAGCCAGATATGTTATCCGGAATACAAACACTTTCGGGAACACGGCGTAGCGTTCACGTGGCTGGAGACCGAAGTGTGCCGCCCAAATGTAAGTCTCGCAGCTGGAGTTTACAAGTGCGGTGACCGATATCTCCACAGAGGATATTTGGGTGATATAGTATCATCGCCCTACATAGGGTATGGTCTAAACTGCGAGGACCAAGATATGTTGAAGTTATCACATGGTGTCAACCACAAACGCGCGACGGATATCGCGGAAAGGAATGTAATGAGGATGCTATATGAGCTAGAAAATCGTCAAGACTTCGATGCAAATGCATTGAATTTAGAAACGGAAAAGAATTTGGGTATGGTTGTGCTAGCTCAGATCGACGCTAAGATATCCGAGAGCGGGCCAGAAGCACCTTTACTGCTACGCGAGGATCGTGATACATATATTAATGTGGATTATGGTAAAGTGCATTTTTTGTCTCTGTCAGCGTTAGAGCATTATCCGCATAAGCCGCAGTTCCAGGGTCTGTTTCACGGTGTGTTTCTGGGCCACAACATGCTGGGCCGTGTGAAGCCGAGCGTGTGGTCGATGGCGCGCGATGACGCGGTGGTCTTCATGGAGTCCAGGAAGTACATGGTGGAGCAGAAGAGGGAGGATGTGAAGGCCTTCGGTGATCAGATACAGCAGGCCGCGACAGCCGCACAGTGTGAAAAGATTTCTACTTTCGATCCAGAGAAGGATGATTTTGCGAAGTTCTTGATTAAAAGACGAAGCGAGAGCTTCGATCTTTCTTAa